One part of the Candidatus Methylomirabilota bacterium genome encodes these proteins:
- a CDS encoding Xaa-Pro peptidase family protein encodes MAKKKSVEPRVVTPDQADPRHNWERPIQAPGRMQVDFEERVDFRRLHEYRLARVRQALAPSGLGALLCFDQHNIRYTTGTVIGEWARDKLTRWSLLTGNGQPYVWDFGSAARHHRLYAPWLPTTHCLAGLVGLRGAVSPKAGLFKTAAEEIKAILVAEGVGGMPLGIDLVEPPFLFELQRLGVEVRDGQQVMLDARQIKSADEITLLNMAAAMGDGVYQDIAEALKPGVRENEIVALASKRLYEMGSDCVEAINAISGERCSPHPHNFTDRMIRPGDQAFFDIIQSFVGYRTCYYRTFNVGRATRPQVDAYKKAREWMDKAIAMLKPGVTTDRIARAFPRAQEIGFAGEMEAFGLNFCHGLGLGLHERPIISRLNSLDDPMELEAGMVFAVETYCPASDGVSAARIEEEVVLTPAGATIITLYPAEELPIANPY; translated from the coding sequence ATGGCGAAGAAGAAGAGCGTCGAGCCGCGCGTCGTCACGCCCGATCAGGCCGACCCGCGCCACAACTGGGAGCGCCCGATCCAGGCGCCCGGCCGCATGCAGGTGGACTTCGAGGAGCGCGTGGACTTCCGCCGCCTGCACGAGTACCGCCTGGCGCGGGTCCGCCAGGCGCTCGCGCCCTCGGGCCTCGGCGCGCTCCTCTGCTTCGACCAGCACAACATCCGCTACACGACGGGCACCGTCATCGGCGAGTGGGCGCGCGACAAGCTGACGCGCTGGTCGCTCCTCACCGGCAACGGCCAACCCTACGTCTGGGACTTCGGCTCGGCCGCCAGGCACCACCGCCTCTATGCACCGTGGCTTCCGACGACGCACTGTCTGGCGGGCTTGGTCGGGCTGCGCGGCGCCGTGTCGCCGAAGGCCGGGCTCTTCAAGACCGCGGCCGAGGAGATCAAGGCGATCCTCGTCGCCGAGGGCGTCGGGGGGATGCCGCTCGGCATCGACCTGGTCGAGCCGCCATTCCTGTTCGAGCTGCAGCGCCTCGGCGTCGAGGTGCGTGACGGCCAGCAGGTGATGCTCGACGCGCGGCAGATCAAGAGCGCGGACGAGATCACGCTGCTGAACATGGCCGCCGCGATGGGCGACGGCGTCTACCAGGACATCGCCGAGGCGCTCAAGCCCGGCGTCCGCGAGAACGAGATCGTCGCGCTCGCCTCCAAGCGTCTCTACGAGATGGGCTCGGACTGCGTCGAGGCGATCAACGCGATCTCGGGAGAGCGCTGCTCGCCGCACCCCCACAACTTCACCGACCGCATGATCCGCCCGGGGGACCAGGCGTTCTTCGACATCATCCAGTCGTTCGTCGGCTACCGCACGTGCTACTACCGCACGTTCAACGTCGGCCGCGCCACGCGCCCCCAAGTGGACGCGTACAAGAAGGCGCGCGAGTGGATGGACAAGGCGATCGCGATGCTCAAGCCGGGCGTGACCACCGACCGGATCGCCCGCGCATTCCCACGCGCGCAGGAGATCGGCTTCGCGGGCGAGATGGAGGCGTTCGGCCTGAACTTCTGCCACGGCCTCGGGCTCGGCCTGCACGAGCGGCCGATCATCAGCCGGCTCAACTCGCTCGACGACCCGATGGAGCTGGAGGCGGGGATGGTGTTCGCGGTGGAGACGTACTGTCCCGCGAGCGACGGCGTCTCGGCGGCCCGGATCGAGGAAGAAGTGGTCCTCACGCCGGCCGGGGCCACGATCATCACGCTCTACCCCGCGGAGGAGCTCCCGATCGCCAATCCGTATTGA
- a CDS encoding heterodisulfide reductase-related iron-sulfur binding cluster yields the protein MARLAEDTRGTTAGPLALHGLSVEGVNQCVHCGLCLASCPTFAELGTEMDSPRGRIFLIKSLAEGRTALTDSTVQHLSLCLDCRACETVCPAGVPYGRLIEAAKAEIERARPGSPARRLFRWLNFGILLGHPKALALAASALRLYQVSGLQWLVRRSGLLRLLPGTLPAWEALLPSMPSRRERAPLPPYIPAEGPRRARVALLTGCVQAVVFGAQNRATARVLAKNGCDVLVPEGQGCCGALHAHGGDHARALALSRRTIEAFEGARADAVIVNTSGCGAHMKGYGQLFSADPAWAERARRFAASVQDVAEFLARTPLAGPLRPVAMTVTYHDPCHVVHGQKLRKEPRQLLAQIPGLTVVDLAESDWCCGSAGIYNLTEPEMAGRLLERKVRHVLETGAEAVVTANPGCILQIQAGLRARAAGVRVLHLVELLDRAYARSS from the coding sequence ATGGCCCGCCTCGCCGAGGACACGCGCGGAACGACGGCGGGACCGCTCGCCCTCCACGGGCTCTCCGTCGAGGGCGTGAACCAGTGCGTCCACTGCGGGCTCTGCCTCGCGTCCTGCCCGACGTTCGCCGAGCTCGGCACGGAGATGGATTCGCCGCGCGGGCGGATCTTCCTCATCAAGTCGCTCGCCGAGGGGCGCACGGCCCTCACGGACTCGACGGTCCAGCACCTCTCGCTCTGTCTCGACTGCCGCGCCTGCGAGACGGTCTGCCCCGCGGGCGTGCCCTACGGCCGGCTCATCGAGGCGGCGAAGGCGGAGATCGAGCGGGCGCGCCCAGGCTCGCCCGCGCGGCGTCTCTTCCGCTGGCTCAACTTCGGGATCCTGCTCGGCCATCCGAAGGCGCTCGCGCTCGCTGCCTCGGCGCTCAGGCTCTACCAGGTGAGCGGCCTCCAGTGGCTCGTCCGCCGGAGCGGTCTCCTGCGGCTCCTGCCGGGGACGCTCCCCGCGTGGGAGGCGCTCCTCCCATCGATGCCGTCCCGGCGCGAGCGCGCGCCGCTGCCACCGTACATCCCCGCGGAGGGCCCGCGACGCGCGCGCGTCGCGCTGCTCACGGGCTGCGTCCAGGCGGTCGTCTTCGGCGCCCAGAACCGGGCGACGGCGCGCGTGCTTGCGAAGAACGGCTGCGACGTCCTTGTCCCCGAAGGCCAGGGCTGCTGCGGCGCGCTCCACGCCCACGGCGGCGACCACGCACGGGCCCTCGCGCTGTCGCGGCGGACGATCGAGGCGTTCGAGGGCGCGCGCGCCGACGCCGTGATCGTCAACACCTCGGGCTGCGGCGCCCACATGAAGGGCTACGGCCAGCTGTTTTCTGCCGACCCCGCCTGGGCCGAGCGCGCCCGGCGCTTCGCCGCGTCGGTCCAGGACGTCGCCGAGTTCCTCGCCCGCACGCCGCTCGCCGGGCCCCTGCGCCCCGTCGCCATGACGGTGACCTACCACGACCCGTGTCACGTCGTGCACGGGCAGAAGCTCCGCAAGGAGCCGCGCCAGCTCCTCGCGCAGATCCCGGGGCTCACGGTCGTGGACCTCGCCGAATCGGACTGGTGCTGCGGCTCGGCCGGTATCTACAACCTCACCGAGCCCGAGATGGCCGGACGCCTCCTCGAACGGAAGGTCCGCCACGTCCTCGAGACCGGGGCCGAGGCGGTCGTCACCGCGAATCCGGGCTGCATTCTCCAGATCCAGGCCGGGCTCCGCGCGCGCGCCGCCGGCGTCCGCGTCCTGCACCTCGTCGAGCTGCTGGATCGGGCCTACGCGAGAAGCTCGTGA
- a CDS encoding trypsin-like peptidase domain-containing protein: protein MPSLRPTTFMALLLAAALAAGCAGGPGTDAKAINWKEGGGGGAAPELVRFNTALADLAERLKPGLVHVRVNRGAPREEPREEPGEQRSTGSGFVVDPAGLIVTNAHVVAGAEQIQVRLSDGRRFQGKVVGLDNRVDLALLRIEGATKLEALPIGDSNRLRVGEFVLALGHPFGLEQSVSLGIVSRKGAPLTVAAPGFDFIQTDAAINPGNSGGPLVNMAGEVVGINSMAVRNGSIGFAIPANLVKLLLPQLATKGKVQWGWLGVSIAEVTEDDLDRLKLREPRGVLVRAVMPGEPADQGGVRADDVIVGIDGTALDGPRDLQRLVSSMAVGKKVRVALLRAGRETEVEVTIGLYREPPGPRVVPPRVGPPRRPPGRPEIPGPEAPKPEPPK, encoded by the coding sequence ATGCCGAGTCTGCGACCGACCACGTTCATGGCCCTGCTCCTCGCCGCGGCGCTGGCCGCGGGCTGCGCGGGCGGTCCCGGCACGGACGCCAAGGCGATCAACTGGAAGGAGGGCGGCGGCGGGGGCGCGGCGCCCGAGCTCGTCAGGTTCAACACCGCACTCGCCGACCTGGCCGAGCGGCTCAAGCCGGGCCTCGTCCACGTGCGCGTCAACCGCGGGGCGCCGCGGGAGGAGCCGCGCGAGGAGCCGGGCGAGCAGCGCAGCACCGGCTCGGGGTTCGTCGTGGACCCCGCGGGGCTCATCGTCACGAACGCCCACGTCGTCGCCGGCGCCGAGCAGATCCAGGTCCGCCTCTCCGACGGCCGCCGGTTCCAGGGCAAGGTCGTCGGCCTCGACAACCGCGTGGACCTGGCGCTCCTCCGGATCGAGGGCGCGACGAAGCTCGAAGCCCTCCCCATCGGCGACTCGAACCGGCTTCGCGTCGGCGAGTTCGTGCTGGCGCTCGGCCACCCGTTCGGCCTCGAGCAGAGCGTGTCGCTCGGGATCGTGAGCCGCAAGGGCGCGCCGCTCACCGTGGCGGCGCCCGGGTTCGACTTCATCCAGACCGACGCCGCGATCAACCCCGGCAACTCGGGCGGGCCGCTCGTGAACATGGCGGGCGAGGTGGTCGGGATCAACAGCATGGCCGTGCGCAACGGCTCGATCGGGTTCGCGATCCCGGCGAACCTCGTGAAGCTCCTGCTCCCACAGCTCGCGACGAAGGGCAAGGTCCAGTGGGGTTGGCTCGGCGTCTCGATCGCCGAAGTCACCGAAGACGACCTCGACCGCCTGAAGCTGCGCGAGCCCCGCGGCGTGCTCGTGCGCGCGGTGATGCCCGGCGAGCCGGCCGACCAGGGCGGGGTCCGCGCCGACGACGTGATCGTCGGCATCGACGGCACCGCGCTCGACGGCCCGCGCGACCTCCAGCGCCTCGTGTCCTCCATGGCGGTCGGCAAGAAGGTCCGGGTGGCGCTGCTGCGCGCCGGGCGCGAGACCGAGGTGGAGGTGACGATCGGCCTCTACCGCGAGCCGCCGGGGCCGCGCGTGGTCCCGCCGCGGGTCGGGCCACCGCGCCGGCCGCCGGGCCGGCCCGAGATACCGGGGCCCGAGGCCCCGAAGCCCGAGCCGCCGAAGTAG
- the rfbA gene encoding glucose-1-phosphate thymidylyltransferase RfbA, which yields MTNSIKGIVLAGGSGTRLYPSTLATSKQLVPVYNKPMIYYPLSSLMLAGIRKILVITSPQDHGAFQRLLRDGSHVGLQVEYEVQPKPEGIAQAFLIARRFIGGDRVALALGDNLFYGHGFPESLKRAAERTRGATVFAYWVRDPERYGVVEFDAAGKAVGLEEKPAKPRSSYAVTGLYFYDNQVVEIAAGLRPSARGELEITDVNAAYLRRGQLQVEKLGRGIAWLDTGTHEALLQASTFIQTIEERQGLMVACVEEIAYRMGYIGADDVVRIGRSMKDNSYGRYLLRLVESEP from the coding sequence ATGACGAATTCCATCAAGGGCATCGTGCTCGCGGGCGGCTCGGGCACGCGCCTCTACCCCTCGACCCTGGCGACGAGCAAGCAGCTCGTCCCCGTCTACAACAAGCCGATGATCTACTACCCCCTGTCTTCGCTGATGCTCGCGGGGATCCGGAAGATTCTCGTCATCACGAGCCCGCAGGACCATGGCGCCTTCCAGCGCCTCCTCCGCGACGGGAGCCACGTGGGCCTCCAGGTCGAGTACGAGGTCCAGCCGAAGCCGGAGGGCATCGCGCAGGCGTTTCTCATCGCCCGGCGCTTCATCGGCGGCGACCGCGTCGCGCTGGCGCTCGGCGACAACCTGTTCTACGGCCACGGGTTTCCCGAGTCCCTGAAGCGGGCCGCCGAGCGGACGCGCGGCGCGACGGTGTTCGCCTACTGGGTGCGCGATCCCGAGCGTTACGGCGTCGTCGAGTTCGACGCGGCGGGCAAGGCGGTCGGCCTCGAGGAGAAGCCCGCGAAGCCGCGCTCGTCCTACGCCGTCACCGGCCTCTACTTCTACGACAACCAGGTCGTCGAGATCGCGGCGGGGCTCAGGCCGTCGGCGCGCGGGGAGCTCGAGATCACCGACGTGAACGCGGCCTACCTCCGCCGCGGGCAGCTCCAGGTCGAGAAGCTCGGCCGCGGCATCGCGTGGCTCGACACGGGGACCCACGAGGCGCTGCTGCAGGCCTCGACGTTCATCCAGACGATCGAGGAGCGGCAGGGGCTGATGGTCGCGTGCGTCGAGGAGATCGCGTACCGCATGGGCTACATCGGCGCGGACGACGTCGTGCGCATCGGCCGGTCGATGAAGGACAACTCGTACGGCCGGTATCTGTTGCGCCTGGTCGAGTCCGAGCCGTAA
- a CDS encoding MogA/MoaB family molybdenum cofactor biosynthesis protein, with protein MTDPAATPLEHKAHAPRSIGCWVVTISDTKTPETDTSGAAIRELLGAAGHGVVGSTVVRDEPAEVQRVVSEACRDERVQAVILTGGTGITSRDSTFEAIEALLDKRLPGFGELFRMLSYQEVGAAAMLSRAQMGIHARRIVVSLPGSPNACRLALEKLVIPELGHLVREASR; from the coding sequence GTGACCGACCCCGCGGCCACGCCCCTTGAGCACAAGGCCCACGCGCCGCGCTCCATCGGCTGCTGGGTCGTGACGATCTCGGACACGAAGACGCCCGAGACCGACACGAGCGGCGCGGCGATCCGCGAGCTCCTCGGCGCCGCCGGCCACGGCGTCGTCGGGTCCACGGTCGTTCGCGATGAGCCCGCCGAGGTCCAGCGCGTCGTGAGCGAGGCGTGCCGCGACGAGCGGGTCCAGGCCGTGATTCTCACGGGCGGCACGGGGATCACGTCGCGCGACTCGACGTTCGAGGCCATCGAGGCCCTGCTCGACAAGCGCCTGCCCGGCTTCGGCGAGCTCTTCCGCATGCTCTCCTACCAGGAGGTGGGCGCGGCGGCCATGCTCTCGCGCGCGCAGATGGGGATCCACGCGCGGCGGATCGTCGTCTCGCTGCCGGGCTCGCCGAACGCCTGCCGCCTGGCCCTCGAAAAGCTCGTGATCCCCGAGCTCGGCCACCTCGTCCGCGAGGCGAGCCGGTAG
- a CDS encoding class I SAM-dependent methyltransferase, which yields MMRIRPCPAKSHADLAREWDQLAEERHRQIESGEDLSFDHVVVPTTWRLFEGADRAVVLDIGSGTGDFTAQLAQVAGRVIAVDPSRASIMLARRVCRAIQNVRFVEASLEEAASCLDEGPVTAAVAVMTLMTAPDVRGFAKALAALLQTRARFVATLTHPWFWPMYWGYDEEPWFHYEVETFIEAPFVISKCRTEVRTTHIHRPLEQYLNVFAEEGFRLDALAEPMPPAKVQALYPAPWQFPRFLGLRWEKVV from the coding sequence ATGATGCGCATCAGGCCGTGTCCCGCTAAGAGCCATGCTGACCTGGCTCGGGAGTGGGATCAGTTAGCCGAGGAACGTCATCGCCAGATCGAGTCTGGCGAGGATCTCAGCTTCGACCACGTTGTCGTCCCAACCACTTGGCGCCTCTTTGAAGGCGCGGACCGCGCTGTCGTCTTGGATATCGGCTCAGGCACCGGCGACTTTACAGCACAGCTCGCCCAGGTCGCAGGAAGGGTCATAGCTGTAGATCCCTCACGAGCTAGCATAATGTTGGCGAGAAGGGTCTGCCGGGCTATACAGAACGTGCGCTTCGTCGAAGCGTCGCTCGAAGAGGCGGCAAGTTGCCTTGATGAGGGACCGGTGACAGCGGCGGTAGCCGTCATGACCCTGATGACCGCTCCAGATGTCCGCGGATTCGCGAAAGCACTTGCTGCGCTCCTGCAGACCCGAGCACGGTTTGTGGCTACGCTTACCCATCCTTGGTTCTGGCCCATGTACTGGGGGTATGACGAGGAGCCGTGGTTTCACTATGAGGTCGAGACATTCATAGAGGCTCCCTTCGTAATCTCAAAATGTCGCACAGAAGTTAGAACCACGCATATCCATCGGCCCCTCGAACAGTACCTGAACGTGTTCGCAGAGGAAGGTTTTCGCCTCGACGCGCTCGCAGAACCGATGCCGCCGGCGAAAGTACAGGCCCTCTATCCCGCACCATGGCAATTCCCGCGTTTTCTGGGGCTGCGTTGGGAGAAGGTCGTTTAA
- a CDS encoding D-2-hydroxyacid dehydrogenase encodes MAAATAAGLAPAFEFITAHPKDDPGDGALARAEALLAWRPPMRLAARAPRLVWIQSLTGGVEHWLASPNLPASAVLTCARGTHRLPMPEHILAALFLLAKHLDGIVLDQRERRWRRRVNDTLAGKTLGILGLGAIGAEVARKAAALEMRVIGTKRRPAAIPGVERVHGPEGTDAVLAAADYVLILLPSTAETRGFMNAQRLGRMKPTAYLLNFARGDLVVDGDLVEAVRAKRIAGAVLDVFTTEPLPPESALWSTEGIVIFPHVGGLHPARDAFVAELFVENLRRFARGEPLLQVIDRARGY; translated from the coding sequence GTGGCGGCCGCCACGGCCGCCGGGCTCGCGCCCGCGTTCGAGTTCATCACGGCCCACCCGAAGGACGACCCCGGCGACGGCGCCCTCGCGCGCGCCGAGGCGCTCCTGGCCTGGCGGCCGCCGATGCGCCTGGCGGCCCGAGCGCCGCGGCTCGTGTGGATCCAGTCCCTGACGGGCGGCGTCGAGCACTGGCTCGCCTCGCCCAACCTGCCCGCGAGCGCCGTGCTGACCTGCGCGCGCGGGACGCATCGCCTGCCGATGCCCGAGCACATCCTCGCGGCGCTCTTCCTCCTCGCGAAGCACCTCGACGGGATCGTCCTCGACCAGCGGGAGCGCCGCTGGCGCCGGCGCGTGAACGACACGCTCGCCGGCAAGACGCTCGGCATCCTCGGGCTCGGCGCGATCGGCGCCGAGGTGGCGCGGAAGGCCGCGGCGCTCGAGATGCGCGTGATCGGCACGAAGCGCCGGCCCGCCGCGATCCCGGGCGTCGAGCGGGTGCACGGGCCCGAGGGCACCGACGCGGTCCTCGCGGCGGCGGACTACGTGCTGATCCTGCTCCCCTCCACCGCCGAGACGCGCGGGTTCATGAACGCGCAGCGCCTCGGGCGCATGAAGCCGACGGCGTACCTCCTGAACTTCGCGCGCGGCGATCTCGTCGTGGACGGCGACCTCGTCGAGGCGGTACGGGCCAAGCGCATCGCGGGGGCGGTCCTCGACGTGTTCACCACGGAGCCCCTCCCGCCGGAGTCGGCACTCTGGAGCACGGAGGGCATCGTGATCTTCCCGCACGTCGGCGGCCTCCACCCGGCGCGCGACGCCTTCGTCGCCGAGCTCTTCGTCGAGAACCTTCGCCGCTTCGCGCGCGGCGAGCCGTTGCTGCAGGTCATCGACCGCGCCCGCGGTTACTAG
- a CDS encoding pyridoxamine 5'-phosphate oxidase family protein, producing MTRSLGAALPPALVERLSQRDLARRLGVALPFVTVDRDGRPHPMLLSYLELRAYDARTVGLVIGARSRSARNLAERQKGTLVLVEPDATVYAKLAAVDGPLPVEAGGGLELGYFLLGVEEVLEDAAADWEGGMRITGAIRYEPAPRLDEPWARATLAALAVPRARA from the coding sequence ATGACCCGCTCGCTCGGCGCGGCACTCCCGCCGGCGCTCGTCGAGCGCCTCTCCCAGCGCGACCTCGCGCGGCGCCTCGGCGTGGCGCTCCCCTTCGTCACCGTGGACCGCGACGGGCGGCCGCACCCGATGCTCCTCTCGTATCTCGAGCTGCGCGCCTACGACGCGCGCACGGTGGGCCTGGTGATCGGCGCGCGGAGCCGGAGCGCCCGGAACCTCGCCGAGCGGCAGAAGGGGACGCTCGTGCTGGTCGAGCCCGACGCGACGGTGTACGCGAAGCTCGCCGCCGTGGACGGGCCGCTCCCGGTCGAGGCCGGCGGCGGACTCGAGCTCGGCTATTTCCTCCTCGGGGTCGAGGAGGTGCTCGAGGATGCGGCCGCCGACTGGGAGGGCGGGATGCGGATCACCGGCGCGATCCGCTACGAGCCGGCGCCGCGGCTCGACGAGCCGTGGGCGCGCGCGACCCTCGCCGCGCTCGCCGTACCCCGGGCGCGCGCGTAG
- a CDS encoding FAD-linked oxidase C-terminal domain-containing protein, with protein MATLTSGRKTVLRRELEAIVGPGGVLSDPDELLVYESDGLTLFRALADFVVFPTSAEQVAAVVKLAGREGMPFVARGAGTGLSGGCLPAEGGLVLSMMRMNRVLEVDYANQLAVVEPGLVNLHLSWKVGPKGYYYAPDPSSQQACTIGGNIANNSGGPHTLKYGVTTNHVLGLEVVMPDGEIVWLGGRTRATPGYDLAGVFVGSEGTFGIATKVVVRILKKPQAVKTVLAVFDVIDQASAAVSAIIARGLVPAAVEMIDKLTINAVEDAFGCGYPRDAAAALLVELDGLRVGMDAQTERIVQACRDAGAREVRTARDETERALLWKGRKSAFGAYGRVSPAYMVMDGVIPRTKLPYVLRRVNEIVAAHGLRVGNVFHAGDGNLHPNILYDPRKPGDEARVVEAGAQIMRVCAEVGGSISGEHGIGLEKIDFMPLIFSAADLAVMQRLKNAFNPTGLCNPGKVFPTKKSCVEVGPVAYKPHAIEETGLAQRF; from the coding sequence ATGGCGACGCTGACGTCCGGGCGCAAGACGGTCCTCCGCAGGGAGCTCGAGGCCATCGTGGGCCCGGGCGGCGTGCTGTCCGATCCCGACGAGCTGCTGGTCTACGAGTCCGACGGCCTCACCCTCTTCCGCGCGCTCGCCGACTTCGTCGTGTTCCCGACGTCCGCGGAGCAGGTCGCCGCCGTCGTGAAGCTCGCCGGTCGCGAAGGGATGCCGTTCGTCGCGCGCGGCGCGGGCACGGGCCTCTCGGGCGGATGCCTCCCGGCCGAGGGCGGCCTCGTTCTCTCGATGATGCGCATGAACCGCGTCCTGGAAGTCGATTACGCGAACCAGCTCGCGGTCGTCGAGCCCGGGCTCGTCAACCTCCACCTCTCCTGGAAGGTCGGCCCGAAGGGCTACTACTACGCGCCCGATCCGTCGAGCCAGCAGGCGTGCACGATCGGCGGCAACATCGCCAACAACTCGGGTGGGCCGCACACGCTCAAGTACGGCGTCACCACGAACCACGTGCTGGGCCTCGAGGTCGTCATGCCCGACGGCGAGATCGTCTGGCTCGGCGGCCGGACGCGCGCGACGCCCGGCTACGACCTGGCGGGCGTGTTCGTCGGCTCCGAGGGCACGTTCGGGATCGCGACGAAGGTCGTCGTCCGAATTCTAAAAAAGCCGCAGGCGGTGAAGACGGTGCTCGCGGTCTTCGACGTGATCGACCAGGCCTCGGCGGCCGTGTCCGCGATCATCGCGCGCGGCCTCGTCCCGGCCGCCGTCGAGATGATCGACAAGCTCACGATCAACGCCGTCGAGGACGCCTTCGGCTGCGGCTACCCGCGCGACGCCGCCGCGGCGCTGCTCGTCGAGCTCGACGGGCTCCGCGTCGGCATGGACGCGCAGACCGAGCGCATCGTCCAGGCGTGCCGGGACGCGGGCGCCCGCGAGGTGCGGACCGCGCGCGACGAGACGGAGCGTGCGCTCCTCTGGAAGGGGCGCAAGTCTGCCTTCGGCGCGTACGGGCGCGTCTCGCCCGCCTACATGGTGATGGACGGCGTCATCCCGAGGACGAAGCTCCCCTACGTGCTCCGCCGCGTGAACGAGATCGTCGCCGCCCACGGCCTCCGCGTCGGCAACGTCTTCCACGCGGGCGACGGCAACCTGCACCCGAACATCCTCTACGACCCGCGCAAGCCCGGCGACGAGGCGCGCGTCGTCGAGGCCGGCGCCCAGATCATGAGGGTCTGCGCCGAGGTCGGCGGCTCGATCTCCGGCGAGCATGGCATCGGCCTCGAGAAGATCGACTTCATGCCGTTGATCTTCTCCGCCGCGGACCTCGCGGTGATGCAGCGGCTCAAGAACGCCTTCAACCCCACCGGCCTCTGCAATCCCGGGAAGGTCTTCCCCACCAAGAAGTCGTGCGTCGAGGTGGGGCCGGTCGCCTACAAGCCCCACGCGATCGAGGAAACAGGCCTCGCGCAGCGCTTCTAG
- a CDS encoding FAD-binding oxidoreductase yields the protein MQDALLERLRTAVGSANVLTGVELSPYVVDGRTPEAAVFPGSLEEVAMVIGLAAESDVPVVPWGGGTAASVGTPAARAALVLGLRRLARLVEHEPGDLTATVEAGMTIAALQAVLRGRGQWLSLDPADAERATLGGVLSADASGPRRHLYGTARDLLIGVTVVTADAAVVKGGGKVVKNVAGYDLPKLFIGSYGTLGVIVEATLKLRPVPEDERLVALRFARLKDAAAAVRALLASDLIPNAVELLDATAATALVAGVAGDAPGLGKTLAGAPPATPPPTGALLVVGFDGLPEQVEWQCAELARLAAPHGGRDAAPLASEAWPRLAAAARAAFPVATAMMAFDVLPTQVAELMEQGAGVARARGLQTAWAAHAGVGAVSAALVAAAEPREPGPVAAVLGEWREMARAGGGHAALEWAPLAVKSQVQVWDDLGAAGRIMQRIKAQLDPKGILNPGRFVAGI from the coding sequence GTGCAGGACGCGCTGCTCGAACGGCTCCGCACGGCGGTCGGCTCCGCCAACGTCCTGACGGGCGTCGAGCTCTCGCCGTACGTCGTGGACGGCCGCACGCCCGAGGCCGCCGTTTTCCCCGGGTCGCTCGAGGAGGTCGCGATGGTGATCGGGCTCGCCGCCGAGTCCGACGTGCCCGTCGTGCCGTGGGGCGGCGGCACCGCGGCCTCGGTCGGGACGCCCGCCGCCCGGGCTGCCCTGGTGCTCGGCCTCCGCCGGCTCGCGCGGCTCGTCGAGCACGAGCCGGGCGACCTGACCGCGACGGTCGAGGCCGGCATGACGATCGCCGCGCTCCAGGCGGTACTCCGCGGCCGCGGCCAGTGGCTCTCGCTCGACCCGGCGGACGCCGAGCGCGCCACGCTCGGCGGCGTGCTCTCGGCCGACGCGTCGGGACCGCGGCGCCACCTCTACGGGACCGCGCGCGATCTCCTTATCGGCGTCACCGTCGTCACCGCCGACGCCGCGGTCGTCAAGGGCGGCGGCAAGGTGGTGAAGAACGTCGCGGGCTATGACCTGCCCAAGCTCTTCATCGGCTCGTACGGGACGCTCGGCGTGATCGTCGAGGCGACGCTGAAGCTCCGGCCTGTGCCCGAGGACGAGCGCCTCGTCGCCCTGCGCTTCGCCCGGCTGAAGGACGCGGCGGCGGCGGTCCGCGCACTGCTCGCGTCGGACCTGATCCCGAACGCGGTCGAGCTCCTCGATGCCACTGCAGCGACAGCGCTCGTCGCCGGGGTCGCGGGGGATGCGCCTGGGCTCGGAAAGACACTCGCCGGCGCACCCCCCGCGACCCCACCGCCGACCGGGGCACTCCTGGTCGTGGGGTTCGACGGGCTTCCGGAGCAGGTCGAGTGGCAGTGCGCCGAGCTCGCGCGGCTCGCGGCGCCGCACGGCGGCCGCGACGCTGCGCCGCTCGCCAGCGAGGCCTGGCCGCGGCTCGCCGCCGCAGCGCGGGCCGCCTTCCCCGTCGCGACCGCGATGATGGCCTTCGACGTCCTGCCGACGCAGGTCGCGGAGCTGATGGAGCAGGGCGCGGGCGTCGCGCGCGCGCGGGGGCTCCAGACGGCGTGGGCGGCGCACGCGGGCGTCGGCGCCGTCAGCGCCGCGCTCGTCGCCGCCGCGGAGCCTCGTGAGCCGGGTCCGGTCGCCGCGGTGCTCGGCGAGTGGCGCGAGATGGCGCGCGCCGGCGGCGGCCACGCGGCGCTCGAATGGGCGCCGCTCGCGGTGAAGTCCCAGGTCCAGGTCTGGGACGACCTGGGCGCGGCGGGCCGCATCATGCAGCGGATCAAGGCACAGCTCGATCCGAAGGGCATCCTGAACCCCGGCCGCTTCGTTGCGGGCATCTAG